A single Populus nigra chromosome 13, ddPopNigr1.1, whole genome shotgun sequence DNA region contains:
- the LOC133671564 gene encoding uncharacterized protein LOC133671564: MTEVILHVYDVTNSGSEKTNNTILNINKIFKDTIGLGGIFHSAVQVYGEDEWSFGFCEHGTGVFSCPSGKNPMYTYRERIVLGKTSFSIFKVNQILRELSREWPGSDYDLLAKNCNHFCDEFCERLGVPKLPGWVNRFANAGDAAMEIAGNTAFRFRQAKTEIVSASKVAYRFLVGVTSSNGSAPESPANSNTGVPRFQASWFKNLITNGAKPSGTEVDDQDEDVLLQRQLSKQGSDQLSWQNSQQEPELPPLHRNFRHTSS, encoded by the exons ATGACGGAGGTGATATTGCATGTATATGACGTGACAAATAGTGGATCGGAGAAGACGAACAACACTATTTTGAACATCAACAAGATCTTCAAAGACACTATTGGTCTCGGCGGCATCTTCCACAGCGCCGTTCAG GTATATGGAGAAGATGAATGGTCTTTTGGGTTTTGTGAACATGGAACTGGAGTTTTTAGCTGCCCTTCTGGAAAGAATCCAATGTATACATACCGTGAGAGAATTGTACTAGGAAAAACCAGCTTTTCAATCTTTAAGGTGAATCAGATCTTGCGGGAACTTAGTAGAGAATGGCCTGGAAGTGACTATGACTTGTTGGCCAAGAACTGTAATCACTTCTGTGATGAATTTTGTGAAAGGCTTGGTGTGCCAAAACTTCCAg GTTGGGTCAATCGATTTGCCAATGCTGGTGATGCTGCCATGGAAATAGCAGGAAATACAGCTTTCCGG TTTAGACAAGCCAAGACTGAGATTGTATCCGCCAGCAAAGTTGCATATAGATTCCTTGTGGGTGTCACTTCCAGCAATGGATCTGCTCCTGAGTCCCCCGCAAACTCAAACACAGGAGTCCCTAGATTCCAAGCATCCTGGTTTAAAAACCTCATCACAAATGGTGCCAAACCTAGTGGCACAGAAGTTGATGATCAGGATGAAGATGTACTGCTTCAGCGGCAACTCAGTAAGCAAGGATCAGATCAACTATCTTGGCAGAACTCACAACAAGAACCAGAGCTACCACCACTGCATCGGAATTTTAGGCATACATCTAGCTGA
- the LOC133670391 gene encoding probable receptor-like protein kinase At5g24010 encodes MNPRKPPSMETNTLLLLLSLALLSLICFSTCFSPTDNFLVNCGSNTNTSFTPTDSRIFLPDSTKQGPVFLSKGQSISLKNQNPYPNSPTLYSTARVFTTASSYQFNIKRNGTHLVRFHFSPFKAQGFDLSTAKFSILVNGNLLLSDFSTKVVVFKEYILRVDDNALEILFSPVGESSFGFVNAIEVFSAPKDFILDEGAKLVSANGIEVYKNLSSHVLETIHRINVGGSKLVPFNDTLWRTWIPDEDFLVLKSAAKRAVTTHVPNYQSGGASREIAPENVYMTAQQMNKDNNPLQSRFNITWNFPVGSGGVRHLVRLHFCDIVSTSLNQLYFDVYLNDYSAYNDLDLSSLTFHVLSSPMYIDFIVDSNDLGAVQVSIGPSAVSSLMKVNAILNGVEIMKMVNPSHLHSKSKKRTVWIVVASSIGGFVLCLAVFVVILACKCKKKKPKPTRVESAGWTPLRVYGGSTHSRMSEVTVNEYRSLKIPFADVQLATNNFDNSLIIGSGGFGMVFKGVLKDNTKVAVKRGVPGSRQGLPEFQTEITVLSKIRHRHLVSLVGYCEEQSEMILVYEYMEKGPLKKHLYGPGCSHLSWKQRLEICIGAARGLHYLHTGSAQGIIHRDIKSTNILLDENYLAKVADFGLSRSGPCLDETHVSTGVKGSFGYLDPEYFRRQQLTDKSDVYSFGVVLLEVLCARPAVDPLLAREQVNLAEWAMQWQKKGILEQIIDPHLMGQIKQNSLKKFGETAEKCLADYGVDRPSMGDVLWNLEYALQLQESDSKPSREPRDDSNANAPELTTPRIAPQAPSINTETETDSGDGPSEIRNSQVFSQLMTNDGR; translated from the coding sequence CCTGTTTCAGTCCCACAGACAACTTCCTCGTCAATTGTGGCTCAAACACCAACACCTCCTTCACTCCTACAGATAGCAGAATCTTTCTGCCTGATTCCACTAAACAAGGTCCAGTCTTTCTCTCAAAAGGCCAGTCCATTTCACtcaagaaccaaaacccatatcCAAACTCACCGACTTTGTACAGCACAGCTAGAGTTTTCACTACTGCTTCAAGCTACCAGTTCAATATTAAGAGAAATGGGACTCACTTGGTACGATTTCATTTCTCTCCATTTAAAGCTCAAGGCTTTGATTTATCAACTGCAAAGTTTAGTATTTTAGTAAATGGGAATTTGCTATTGAGTGATTTTAGTACCAAAGTTGTTGTGTTTAAAGAGTATATTTTGAGAGTAGATGATAATGCTCTTGAGATTCTGTTTAGTCCTGTTGGTGAATCAAGTTTTGGGTTTGTGAATGCAATTGAAGTGTTTTCAGCTCCTAAGGATTTTATTCTTGATGAGGGAGCTAAATTGGTTAGTGCAAATGGAATTGAAGTGTACAAGAATCTTTCTTCGCATGTTTTAGAGACAATTCATAGGATTAATGTTGGAGGTTCAAAATTGGTGCCTTTCAATGATACTTTGTGGAGAACCTGGATTCCTGATGaggattttcttgttttgaaatcTGCTGCTAAACGTGCAGTCACTACTCATGTTCCTAATTATCAGAGTGGGGGTGCTAGTAGGGAGATTGCGCCCGAAAATGTATATATGACTGCACAGCAGATGAATAAGGATAATAACCCATTGCAGTCAAGATTTAATATCACATGGAATTTTCCTGTGGGTTCTGGTGGGGTTCGGCACTTGGTTCGATTACATTTCTGTGATATTGTTAGTACTTCACTTAATCAGTTGTACTTTGATGTGTACCTAAACGATTACTCTGCCTACAATGATCTTGATTTGTCATCCCTTACATTCCATGTACTTTCATCACCAATGTACATAGACTTTATTGTGGATTCTAATGATTTAGGGGCTGTGCAAGTGAGTATTGGACCTTCGGCTGTTAGTAGTCTTATGAAGGTCAACGCCATTTTGAATGGGGTAGAGATCATGAAGATGGTAAATCCTTCTCATTTGCATAGTAAATCCAAGAAGAGAACGGTTTGGATTGTGGTGGCTTCAAGTATAGGAGGCTTTGTTCTGTGTTTGGCTGTCTTTGTAGTTATACTTGCATGTAAatgcaagaagaagaagccgaAACCAACACGAGTGGAAAGTGCAGGTTGGACACCTTTACGTGTATATGGAGGTAGCACGCATAGTAGAATGTCTGAAGTGACTGTCAATGAATATCGAAGCTTGAAGATCCCCTTCGCCGATGTACAGTTGGCAACCAACAATTTTGATAACAGTCTGATAATTGGTTCTGGTGGATTTGGTATGGTTTTCAAAGGGGTTCTTAAAGACAACACCAAGGTTGCTGTAAAGAGGGGTGTGCCAGGATCCAGGCAAGGACTCCCAGAATTCCAAACTGAAATAACAGTTTTGTCTAAGATACGCCACCGCCATCTTGTTTCCCTCGTTGGGTATTGTGAAGAACAGTCAGAAATGATCCTTGTTTATGAGTACATGGAAAAGGGGCCATTGAAGAAGCATTTGTATGGCCCAGGGTGTTCTCATCTTTCTTGGAAGCAAAGGCTTGAGATTTGCATTGGTGCAGCAAGAGGTCTTCACTACCTGCATACAGGTTCTGCTCAAGGCATTATCCATCGTGACATCAAATCTACGAATATTTTGCTTGATGAAAATTACTTAGCCAAGGTTGCTGATTTTGGTCTTTCACGATCTGGCCCGTGTCTGGATGAAACCCATGTAAGTACTGGTGTAAAAGGCAGCTTTGGATATCTTGATCCAGAGTACTTCCGAAGACAGCAGCTTACTGATAAATCAGATGTTTATTCATTTGGAGTTGTGCTTCTTGAAGTTCTTTGCGCTAGGCCCGCTGTTGATCCATTACTTGCTAGGGAGCAGGTGAATTTAGCAGAATGGGCAATGCAATGGCAGAAGAAGGGCATACTCGAGCAAATTATCGATCCTCATCTCATGGGACAGATAAAGCAAAATTCTCTGAAGAAATTCGGAGAGACAGCAGAGAAATGCTTGGCTGACTATGGTGTCGATAGGCCAAGCATGGGTGACGTGTTATGGAATTTGGAGTATGCACTTCAACTTCAAGAATCTGATTCTAAACCATCACGAGAACCACGTGACGACAGCAATGCAAATGCACCAGAGCTCACAACACCTAGAATAGCTCCCCAAGCTCCATCAATTAACACAGAGACAGAAACCGACAGCGGTGATGGTCCTTCAGAGATTAGAAACAGCCAAGTTTTTTCACAGTTGATGACCAATGATGGCAGATAG